One Drosophila subobscura isolate 14011-0131.10 chromosome U, UCBerk_Dsub_1.0, whole genome shotgun sequence DNA window includes the following coding sequences:
- the LOC117900897 gene encoding restin homolog isoform X6, which translates to MSDNSSDTPAEGAAAPAASPTEAAAPAEAAAMEAPELAVAASKIPGPSTRSNIPTPAASVTGTAPPASRLKAPANFGSTSSISSVSKIGRPCCNHTTPKSGPPPRDTNSMSRESDDNLSSINSAYTDHNSAVLTANTEQFIIGQKVWVGGLRSGQIAYIGETHFAPGDWAGIVLDEPNGKNDGCVSGKRYFQCEPKRGIFSRLTRLTVYPMSGAHTPTSPLAKNSPERSRTVSPTASIRSSMMRSPGIGKNGMAVGDRVIVSSGFGSRPGILRYLGETSFAPGNWCGVELDEASGKNDGAVDGIRYFECKPKYGVFVPIAKVSLSPSSKKTRLSRAGSRESLTSIGTMNSIATTNTSRMRMNAQQRKSSTPVRPIVTTPKSQFSMQDLLREKQQHVEQLMVERELDREDSQNQALQLQKNINELKLRIFQLESELGDERKKSEDLQFSIDEAQSCGEEYNAQSQVYREKIHDLESKITKLVSATPSLQSLPPQPVAPPAAAEESPLREELVQLQDKLSAQQQETEARLAEQLEEEQRLRENIKYLQEQNAVLQAELLGKDESLEKFSLSQSGIDNLRRELALLKEENEKQSQEAQANFDQKLAAKTEELSRVTVELQQLKSASDTLESQRANVSDECEILQTEIRMRDEQIKEQGQQLDELTTQLNVQKADNCALDDMLRQQQASADERGVQLQQRLEEINEMKAAAEQRELHVREAERQQEQQRQELGRQNQQKVTELEGQHDVQVQELKRQHGQQVQELQRELAQLQQLATEEQLKQQQSLTAIEQLQLDKCSAELRLAAQLAELEVCHRQQTEAQSQLTETNQFQAQKELQLKETEETVSQLQLQLEQKSTAYETLLVNFSEMRKRHESSLKQKELELEAAQAQSLRNKEALETVSGELKRLQQRVADSDEEGSIQFAKLEERISELSIQARITQANLVASQAEVESKNRQLEATNAALEKINKDYAESRAEASQLEERLQLISEQLQSELQAERSSSSDLHTKLSKFSEEMASGQKELTSKADAWSQEMLQKEREIQDLRQQLHTSQEALAKLQAQAEQREAALEEAKKLLQDELSRVREELSKLRADQQQLSSGTQETIRELQERLEITNADLQHKEKMAVEDAQKISDLKTLVEAIQVANANISETNAELSTVLEVLQAEKSETNHIFELFEMEADMNAERLIEKLTGMKEELKETHQQHEERQRRCQELELQLSELQQSDDQLQSASQAATEQLRELQHAQTELQAALEQKDKLNAELETKIQESLAQLNAQRSSIGELQAQLEKDQQALSKFQADVVKSVEALQQVQQANEEMSGKLAAREQEVKDLEGKLAAADLQLDSKQAAYKELQERVAEKLEKEQWESQASTEQLKRAQGELQKAQGELEEVKKELQKAQGEHQRASGELQGANGLLQQAKEELQKALNNKQNEVGALQVALEETRTQLGSQSVALNALQDKLEQAQLKERSVQEEAHKSAEQLRQLQQANESMQVSLQQKQNLLEKGNEFDAQLAEYQKVIDEMDEAAKKKALELAELQQRVHELEAALHQAKEQQKTASLESKQLRRHLETIEGEKSREIVSLRAQVNGASPRVLVGDNPESLDTETTAAKINFLNSIISDMQQKNDALKAKVQTLEMLPMDFTKPHAFDMLTKRKPAPRLFCDICDEFDKHETEDCPLQAGDDRDDSPPPLASERNNNEQKERKLPAPRKYCENCEAFGHDTSECEVDDTY; encoded by the exons ATGAGTGATAATTCGTCGGATACGCCTGcggaaggagctgcagcgccagcagcttcaccgacagaagcagcagcgccagcggaagcagcagcaatggaagCACCCGagctggcagtggctgcttCAAAGATACCAGGCCCCAGCACGCGCTCGAATATACCCACGCCCGCCGCCTCCGTGACGGGAACAGCACCACCCGCCAGCAGGCTGAAGGCGCCCGCCAACTTCGGCTCAACGAGCTCCATTAGCTCCGTGTCGAAGATCGGGCGACCCTGCTGCAATCACACAACGCCCAAGTCGGGACCACCACCAAGAG aCACAAACAGCATGAGTCGTGAAAGCGATGACAATTTGAGTTCGATTAATTCGGCTTACACAG ATCACAACAGTGCCGTGCTGACAGCCAACACAGAACAGTTTATAATTGGCCAGAAGGTATGGGTTGGTGGACTACGATCCGGACAAATAGCTTACATAGGCGAGACACACTTTGCGCCAGGCGATTGGGCGGGAATTGTGCTGGATGAGCCAAATG GCAAAAACGATGGCTGTGTGTCGGGCAAGCGGTACTTCCAGTGTGAGCCCAAACGTGGCATCTTTTCGCGTCTGACCCGTCTCACGGTGTATCCTATGTCCGGTGCACACACGCCCACATCgcctttggccaaaaactcaCCGGAACGTTCGCGTACAGTCTCGCCAACGGCTAGCATTCGCAGCTCCATGATGCGCAGTCCAGGCATTGGCA AAAACGGTATGGCTGTGGGCGATCGTGTGATTGTCTCTTCGGGCTTTGGCAGCCGTCCGGGCATCCTAAGATACCTCGGAGAAACATCGTTTGCCCCCGGCAATTGGTGCGGCGTCGAGTTGGATGAGGCCAGCGGCAAGAATGATGGCGCTGTAGATGGTATAAG ATACTTTGAGTGCAAGCCCAAGTATGGTGTGTTTGTGCCCATTGCCAAGGTTTCGCTGTCGCCGTCATCGAAGAAGACGCGCTTGTCGCGTGCCGGCTCACGGGAATCCCTCACATCGATTGGCACCATGAACAGCATTGCCACCACGAATACGTCGCGCATGCGCATGAATGCTCAG CAGCGCAAGTCGAGCACGCCCGTCAGACCCATTGTCACGACGCCGAAAAGCCAATTTTCCATGCAG GACTTGCTGCGTGAGAAGCAACAGCATGTGGAGCAGCTGATGGTGGAGCGCGAACTGGATCGCGAGGACTCACAGAAtcaggcgctgcagctgcagaagaacATCAACGAG CTAAAATTACGAATTTTTCAATTGGAGTCGGAATTGGGCGATGAACGCAAGAAATCTGAGGATTTACAGTTCTCTATTGATGAGGCACAGTCCTGTGGCGAGGAATATAAT GCTCAATCTCAGGTGTACAGGGAGAAGATCCACGATCTGGAATCGAAGATCACTAAACTGGTGTCGG ccacgcccagcCTGCAGAGTTTACCCCCACAACCAGTTGCACCACCAGCCGCAGCGGAGGAGAGTCCTCTCCGGGAGGAGCTCGTCCAACTGCAGGACAAGTTGAGTGCCCAACAGCAGGAAACAGAAGCCCGTCTGGCCGAGCAGcttgaggaggagcagcgttTGAGGGAGAACATCAAGTACCTGCAGGAGCAGAATGCCGTGCTGCAGGCGGAGCTCCTCGGCAAGGACGAATCGCTGGAGAAATTCTCGCTGTCGCAGAGCGGCATCGACAATCTGCGCAGAgagctggcgctgctcaaGGAGGAGAACGAGAAGCAGTCGCAGGAGGCTCAAGCTAACTTTGATCAAAAGTTGGCGGCCAAAACGGAGGAGCTGTCTCGCGTGAccgtggagctgcagcagctcaagAGCGCCTCTGATACGCTGGAGAGCCAGCGGGCCAACGTTTCCGACGAGTGCGAAATCCTGCAGACAGAGATACGCATGCGGGACGAGCAAATCAAggagcagggccagcagctggacgaACTGACGACCCAACTGAATGTGCAGAAAGCGGACAATTGCGCGCTGGACGATATGCTGCGGCAGCAACAGGCCAGCGCCGATGAGCGAGgcgtgcagctgcagcagcgactcgaGGAGATCAACGAAAtgaaggcggcggcggagcAACGCGAGCTGCACGTGCGGGAAGCGGAgaggcagcaggaacagcagaggcaggagctgGGGAGGCAGAACCAGCAGAAAGTGACGGAATTGGAGGGGCAGCATGACGTGCAAGTGCAGGAACTAAAGCGACAGCATGGCCAGCaggtgcaggagctgcagcgtgAGCTGGCACAGCTTCAGCAACTGGCGACTGAGGAGCAGctaaagcagcaacaaagtctGACGGCCAtcgagcaactgcagctggatAAGTGCTCAGCGGAGCTGCGGCTGGCCGCGCAGTTGGCCGAGCTCGAAGTATGCCACAGACAGCAGACTGAGGCGCAGTCGCAGCTCACGGAAACCAACCAATTCCAAGCCcaaaaggagctgcagctcaaGGAAACCGAGGAGACTGTgtcacagctgcagctgcagctggagcaaaAGTCCACGGCCTACGAGACGTTGCTGGTGAACTTCTCGGAGATGCGGAAGCGTCACGAGTCCAGCCTGAAGCAAAAGGAGCTGGAACTCGAGGCGGCACAGGCGCAGTCACTGCGCAACAAGGAGGCGCTGGAAACGGTGTCGGGGGAGCTgaagcgactgcagcagcgtgTGGCAGACTCTGATGAAGAGGGCAGCATACAATTCgccaagctggaggagcgcaTCAGCGAGCTGAGCATCCAAGCGAGGATTACACAAGCGAATCTCGTGGCCAGTCAGGCGGAGGTGGAGTCTAAGAACAGGCAGCTGGAGGCGACGAATGCAGCACTGGAGAAGATCAACAAG GACTATGCGGAATCCCGCGCTGAGGCCTCACAGCTCGAGGAACGTTTGCAGCTAATCtccgagcagctgcagtccgAGCTGCAGGCGGAGCGCTCCTCCTCGAGCGATCTGCACACAAAGCTCAGCAAGTTCAGCGAAGAAATGGCCAGCGGGCAGAAGGAGCTGACCAGCAAAGCGGATGCCTGGAGCCAGGAGATGCTGCAGAAGGAGCGCGAGATACAGGAcctccgccagcagctgcacacgAGTCAGGAGGcgctggccaagctgcaggCGCAGGCGGAGCAAAGGGAGGCAGCCCTCGAAGAGGCCAAGAAGCTGTTGCAGGATGAACTGTCCAGGGTGCGGGAGGAACTGTCCAAGCTGCGTGCGGACCAACAGCAGCTAAGCAGCGGCACACAGGAGACCATCAGGGAACTACAGGAGCGTCTCGAAATCACCAACGCGGATCTCCAGCACAAGGAGAAAATGGCCGTGGAGGATGCACAAAAGATAAGCGATCTAAAGACCCTCGTGGAGGCCATTCAAGTGGCCAATGCGAACATATCCGAGACGAATGCGGAGCTGTCCACTGTGCTGGAGGTGCTGCAAGCAGAGAAGAGCGAAACGAATCACATATTCGAGCTGTTTGAGATGGAGGCGGACATGAATGCCGAACGTTTGATCGAGAAACTAACAGGCAtgaaggaggagctgaaggaaacgcaccagcagcacgaggagaggcagagacgttGCCAGGAGCTGGAACTGCAGCTGTCGGAACTCCAACAAAGCGATGATCAGCTGCAGTCCGCCTCCcaggcagccacagagcagctGCGGGAGCTCCAACATGCCCAAACAGAGCTGCAGGCAGCTCTCGAGCAAAAGGATAAACTCAACGCAGAGCTGGAGACGAAAATACAGGAATCCCTTGCACAGTTGAACGCTCAAAGGAGCTCCATTGGGGAGCTGCAAGCGCAACTAGAAAAGGATCAGCAGGCGCTGAGCAAGTTCCAAGCGGATGTAGTCAAGTCTGTGGAGGCActgcagcaggtgcagcaggCCAATGAGGAGATGAGCGGAAAGCTGGCAGCGAGGGAGCAAGAAGTGAAGGATTTGGAGGGTAAATTAGCTGCAGCTGACTTACAGTTGGACAGCAAACAGGCTGCGTACAAGGAACTGCAGGAGAGAGTCGCAGAGAAGCTGGAAAAGGAGCAGTGGGAGAGCCAGGCCAGCACAGAGCAGCTGAAACGGGCTCAGGGAGAGCTGCAAAAAGCCCAGGGAGAGCTGGAAGAAGTCAAGAAAGAGCTGCAAAAAGCCCAGGGAGAACATCAAAGAGCCAGTGGAGAGCTGCAAGGTGCCAACGGACTGCTGCAACAagccaaggaggagctgcaaaaagccttaaacaataaacaaaacgaagtCGGAGCTTTGCAGGTAGCACTCGAGGAAACCAGAACCCAGTTGGGCAGCCAAAGCGTAGCGCTCAACGCGCTCCAAGACAAGCTGGAGCAGGCACAGCTGAAGGAGCGAAGTGTCCAAGAGGAGGCCCACAAATCCGCTGAGCAACTGCGCCAACTGCAACAGGCCAACGAGTCGATGCAAGTATCCCTCCAGCAAAAGCAGAACCTCCTCGAAAAGGGCAACGAGTTCGATGCGCAGCTCGCGGAGTACCAGAAAGTCATCGATGAGATGGATGAAGCGGCCAAAAAGAAGGCTCTAGAGCTGGCAGAGCTGCAGCAAAGAGTCCACGAACTGGAGGCAGCGCTGCACCaagccaaggagcagcaaaagacaGCGAGCCTGGAGTCCAAGCAGCTGCGTCGCCATCTGGAAACCATCGAAGGTGAAAAGTCGCGCGAGATTGTGTCGCTGCGAGCGCAGGTTAATGGCGCCTCACCCAGGGTCTTGGTAGGGGATAATCCCGAG tCCCTGGACACGGAGACAACAGCGgccaaaattaatttcctaAACTCCATTATTTCGGATATGCAGCAGAAAAATGATGCGCTAAAGGCCAAGGTGCAGACGCTGGAAATGCTGCCCATGGATTTCACCAA ACCCCACGCCTTTGATATGCTGACAAAGCGCAAGCCCGCGCCCCGTCTGTTTTGCGATATTTGTGATGAATTCGATAAGCACGAGACGGAAGATTGTCCGCTGCAGGCGGGCGATGATCGCGATGactcgccgccgccgctggccaGCGAAAGAAACAATAATGAACAGAAGGAACGAAAGCTGCCGGCGCCACGGAAATATTGCGAAAACTGCGAGG CCTTTGGACACGACACCAGCGAGTGCGAAGTGGATGATACCTATTAG
- the LOC117900897 gene encoding restin homolog isoform X9: protein MSDNSSDTPAEGAAAPAASPTEAAAPAEAAAMEAPELAVAASKIPGPSTRSNIPTPAASVTGTAPPASRLKAPANFGSTSSISSVSKIGRPCCNHTTPKSGPPPRDHNSAVLTANTEQFIIGQKVWVGGLRSGQIAYIGETHFAPGDWAGIVLDEPNGKNDGCVSGKRYFQCEPKRGIFSRLTRLTVYPMSGAHTPTSPLAKNSPERSRTVSPTASIRSSMMRSPGIGKNGMAVGDRVIVSSGFGSRPGILRYLGETSFAPGNWCGVELDEASGKNDGAVDGIRYFECKPKYGVFVPIAKVSLSPSSKKTRLSRAGSRESLTSIGTMNSIATTNTSRMRMNAQRKSSTPVRPIVTTPKSQFSMQDLLREKQQHVEQLMVERELDREDSQNQALQLQKNINELKLRIFQLESELGDERKKSEDLQFSIDEAQSCGEEYNAQSQVYREKIHDLESKITKLVSATPSLQSLPPQPVAPPAAAEESPLREELVQLQDKLSAQQQETEARLAEQLEEEQRLRENIKYLQEQNAVLQAELLGKDESLEKFSLSQSGIDNLRRELALLKEENEKQSQEAQANFDQKLAAKTEELSRVTVELQQLKSASDTLESQRANVSDECEILQTEIRMRDEQIKEQGQQLDELTTQLNVQKADNCALDDMLRQQQASADERGVQLQQRLEEINEMKAAAEQRELHVREAERQQEQQRQELGRQNQQKVTELEGQHDVQVQELKRQHGQQVQELQRELAQLQQLATEEQLKQQQSLTAIEQLQLDKCSAELRLAAQLAELEVCHRQQTEAQSQLTETNQFQAQKELQLKETEETVSQLQLQLEQKSTAYETLLVNFSEMRKRHESSLKQKELELEAAQAQSLRNKEALETVSGELKRLQQRVADSDEEGSIQFAKLEERISELSIQARITQANLVASQAEVESKNRQLEATNAALEKINKDYAESRAEASQLEERLQLISEQLQSELQAERSSSSDLHTKLSKFSEEMASGQKELTSKADAWSQEMLQKEREIQDLRQQLHTSQEALAKLQAQAEQREAALEEAKKLLQDELSRVREELSKLRADQQQLSSGTQETIRELQERLEITNADLQHKEKMAVEDAQKISDLKTLVEAIQVANANISETNAELSTVLEVLQAEKSETNHIFELFEMEADMNAERLIEKLTGMKEELKETHQQHEERQRRCQELELQLSELQQSDDQLQSASQAATEQLRELQHAQTELQAALEQKDKLNAELETKIQESLAQLNAQRSSIGELQAQLEKDQQALSKFQADVVKSVEALQQVQQANEEMSGKLAAREQEVKDLEGKLAAADLQLDSKQAAYKELQERVAEKLEKEQWESQASTEQLKRAQGELQKAQGELEEVKKELQKAQGEHQRASGELQGANGLLQQAKEELQKALNNKQNEVGALQVALEETRTQLGSQSVALNALQDKLEQAQLKERSVQEEAHKSAEQLRQLQQANESMQVSLQQKQNLLEKGNEFDAQLAEYQKVIDEMDEAAKKKALELAELQQRVHELEAALHQAKEQQKTASLESKQLRRHLETIEGEKSREIVSLRAQVNGASPRVLVGDNPESLDTETTAAKINFLNSIISDMQQKNDALKAKVQTLEMLPMDFTKPHAFDMLTKRKPAPRLFCDICDEFDKHETEDCPLQAGDDRDDSPPPLASERNNNEQKERKLPAPRKYCENCEAFGHDTSECEVDDTY from the exons ATGAGTGATAATTCGTCGGATACGCCTGcggaaggagctgcagcgccagcagcttcaccgacagaagcagcagcgccagcggaagcagcagcaatggaagCACCCGagctggcagtggctgcttCAAAGATACCAGGCCCCAGCACGCGCTCGAATATACCCACGCCCGCCGCCTCCGTGACGGGAACAGCACCACCCGCCAGCAGGCTGAAGGCGCCCGCCAACTTCGGCTCAACGAGCTCCATTAGCTCCGTGTCGAAGATCGGGCGACCCTGCTGCAATCACACAACGCCCAAGTCGGGACCACCACCAAGAG ATCACAACAGTGCCGTGCTGACAGCCAACACAGAACAGTTTATAATTGGCCAGAAGGTATGGGTTGGTGGACTACGATCCGGACAAATAGCTTACATAGGCGAGACACACTTTGCGCCAGGCGATTGGGCGGGAATTGTGCTGGATGAGCCAAATG GCAAAAACGATGGCTGTGTGTCGGGCAAGCGGTACTTCCAGTGTGAGCCCAAACGTGGCATCTTTTCGCGTCTGACCCGTCTCACGGTGTATCCTATGTCCGGTGCACACACGCCCACATCgcctttggccaaaaactcaCCGGAACGTTCGCGTACAGTCTCGCCAACGGCTAGCATTCGCAGCTCCATGATGCGCAGTCCAGGCATTGGCA AAAACGGTATGGCTGTGGGCGATCGTGTGATTGTCTCTTCGGGCTTTGGCAGCCGTCCGGGCATCCTAAGATACCTCGGAGAAACATCGTTTGCCCCCGGCAATTGGTGCGGCGTCGAGTTGGATGAGGCCAGCGGCAAGAATGATGGCGCTGTAGATGGTATAAG ATACTTTGAGTGCAAGCCCAAGTATGGTGTGTTTGTGCCCATTGCCAAGGTTTCGCTGTCGCCGTCATCGAAGAAGACGCGCTTGTCGCGTGCCGGCTCACGGGAATCCCTCACATCGATTGGCACCATGAACAGCATTGCCACCACGAATACGTCGCGCATGCGCATGAATGCTCAG CGCAAGTCGAGCACGCCCGTCAGACCCATTGTCACGACGCCGAAAAGCCAATTTTCCATGCAG GACTTGCTGCGTGAGAAGCAACAGCATGTGGAGCAGCTGATGGTGGAGCGCGAACTGGATCGCGAGGACTCACAGAAtcaggcgctgcagctgcagaagaacATCAACGAG CTAAAATTACGAATTTTTCAATTGGAGTCGGAATTGGGCGATGAACGCAAGAAATCTGAGGATTTACAGTTCTCTATTGATGAGGCACAGTCCTGTGGCGAGGAATATAAT GCTCAATCTCAGGTGTACAGGGAGAAGATCCACGATCTGGAATCGAAGATCACTAAACTGGTGTCGG ccacgcccagcCTGCAGAGTTTACCCCCACAACCAGTTGCACCACCAGCCGCAGCGGAGGAGAGTCCTCTCCGGGAGGAGCTCGTCCAACTGCAGGACAAGTTGAGTGCCCAACAGCAGGAAACAGAAGCCCGTCTGGCCGAGCAGcttgaggaggagcagcgttTGAGGGAGAACATCAAGTACCTGCAGGAGCAGAATGCCGTGCTGCAGGCGGAGCTCCTCGGCAAGGACGAATCGCTGGAGAAATTCTCGCTGTCGCAGAGCGGCATCGACAATCTGCGCAGAgagctggcgctgctcaaGGAGGAGAACGAGAAGCAGTCGCAGGAGGCTCAAGCTAACTTTGATCAAAAGTTGGCGGCCAAAACGGAGGAGCTGTCTCGCGTGAccgtggagctgcagcagctcaagAGCGCCTCTGATACGCTGGAGAGCCAGCGGGCCAACGTTTCCGACGAGTGCGAAATCCTGCAGACAGAGATACGCATGCGGGACGAGCAAATCAAggagcagggccagcagctggacgaACTGACGACCCAACTGAATGTGCAGAAAGCGGACAATTGCGCGCTGGACGATATGCTGCGGCAGCAACAGGCCAGCGCCGATGAGCGAGgcgtgcagctgcagcagcgactcgaGGAGATCAACGAAAtgaaggcggcggcggagcAACGCGAGCTGCACGTGCGGGAAGCGGAgaggcagcaggaacagcagaggcaggagctgGGGAGGCAGAACCAGCAGAAAGTGACGGAATTGGAGGGGCAGCATGACGTGCAAGTGCAGGAACTAAAGCGACAGCATGGCCAGCaggtgcaggagctgcagcgtgAGCTGGCACAGCTTCAGCAACTGGCGACTGAGGAGCAGctaaagcagcaacaaagtctGACGGCCAtcgagcaactgcagctggatAAGTGCTCAGCGGAGCTGCGGCTGGCCGCGCAGTTGGCCGAGCTCGAAGTATGCCACAGACAGCAGACTGAGGCGCAGTCGCAGCTCACGGAAACCAACCAATTCCAAGCCcaaaaggagctgcagctcaaGGAAACCGAGGAGACTGTgtcacagctgcagctgcagctggagcaaaAGTCCACGGCCTACGAGACGTTGCTGGTGAACTTCTCGGAGATGCGGAAGCGTCACGAGTCCAGCCTGAAGCAAAAGGAGCTGGAACTCGAGGCGGCACAGGCGCAGTCACTGCGCAACAAGGAGGCGCTGGAAACGGTGTCGGGGGAGCTgaagcgactgcagcagcgtgTGGCAGACTCTGATGAAGAGGGCAGCATACAATTCgccaagctggaggagcgcaTCAGCGAGCTGAGCATCCAAGCGAGGATTACACAAGCGAATCTCGTGGCCAGTCAGGCGGAGGTGGAGTCTAAGAACAGGCAGCTGGAGGCGACGAATGCAGCACTGGAGAAGATCAACAAG GACTATGCGGAATCCCGCGCTGAGGCCTCACAGCTCGAGGAACGTTTGCAGCTAATCtccgagcagctgcagtccgAGCTGCAGGCGGAGCGCTCCTCCTCGAGCGATCTGCACACAAAGCTCAGCAAGTTCAGCGAAGAAATGGCCAGCGGGCAGAAGGAGCTGACCAGCAAAGCGGATGCCTGGAGCCAGGAGATGCTGCAGAAGGAGCGCGAGATACAGGAcctccgccagcagctgcacacgAGTCAGGAGGcgctggccaagctgcaggCGCAGGCGGAGCAAAGGGAGGCAGCCCTCGAAGAGGCCAAGAAGCTGTTGCAGGATGAACTGTCCAGGGTGCGGGAGGAACTGTCCAAGCTGCGTGCGGACCAACAGCAGCTAAGCAGCGGCACACAGGAGACCATCAGGGAACTACAGGAGCGTCTCGAAATCACCAACGCGGATCTCCAGCACAAGGAGAAAATGGCCGTGGAGGATGCACAAAAGATAAGCGATCTAAAGACCCTCGTGGAGGCCATTCAAGTGGCCAATGCGAACATATCCGAGACGAATGCGGAGCTGTCCACTGTGCTGGAGGTGCTGCAAGCAGAGAAGAGCGAAACGAATCACATATTCGAGCTGTTTGAGATGGAGGCGGACATGAATGCCGAACGTTTGATCGAGAAACTAACAGGCAtgaaggaggagctgaaggaaacgcaccagcagcacgaggagaggcagagacgttGCCAGGAGCTGGAACTGCAGCTGTCGGAACTCCAACAAAGCGATGATCAGCTGCAGTCCGCCTCCcaggcagccacagagcagctGCGGGAGCTCCAACATGCCCAAACAGAGCTGCAGGCAGCTCTCGAGCAAAAGGATAAACTCAACGCAGAGCTGGAGACGAAAATACAGGAATCCCTTGCACAGTTGAACGCTCAAAGGAGCTCCATTGGGGAGCTGCAAGCGCAACTAGAAAAGGATCAGCAGGCGCTGAGCAAGTTCCAAGCGGATGTAGTCAAGTCTGTGGAGGCActgcagcaggtgcagcaggCCAATGAGGAGATGAGCGGAAAGCTGGCAGCGAGGGAGCAAGAAGTGAAGGATTTGGAGGGTAAATTAGCTGCAGCTGACTTACAGTTGGACAGCAAACAGGCTGCGTACAAGGAACTGCAGGAGAGAGTCGCAGAGAAGCTGGAAAAGGAGCAGTGGGAGAGCCAGGCCAGCACAGAGCAGCTGAAACGGGCTCAGGGAGAGCTGCAAAAAGCCCAGGGAGAGCTGGAAGAAGTCAAGAAAGAGCTGCAAAAAGCCCAGGGAGAACATCAAAGAGCCAGTGGAGAGCTGCAAGGTGCCAACGGACTGCTGCAACAagccaaggaggagctgcaaaaagccttaaacaataaacaaaacgaagtCGGAGCTTTGCAGGTAGCACTCGAGGAAACCAGAACCCAGTTGGGCAGCCAAAGCGTAGCGCTCAACGCGCTCCAAGACAAGCTGGAGCAGGCACAGCTGAAGGAGCGAAGTGTCCAAGAGGAGGCCCACAAATCCGCTGAGCAACTGCGCCAACTGCAACAGGCCAACGAGTCGATGCAAGTATCCCTCCAGCAAAAGCAGAACCTCCTCGAAAAGGGCAACGAGTTCGATGCGCAGCTCGCGGAGTACCAGAAAGTCATCGATGAGATGGATGAAGCGGCCAAAAAGAAGGCTCTAGAGCTGGCAGAGCTGCAGCAAAGAGTCCACGAACTGGAGGCAGCGCTGCACCaagccaaggagcagcaaaagacaGCGAGCCTGGAGTCCAAGCAGCTGCGTCGCCATCTGGAAACCATCGAAGGTGAAAAGTCGCGCGAGATTGTGTCGCTGCGAGCGCAGGTTAATGGCGCCTCACCCAGGGTCTTGGTAGGGGATAATCCCGAG tCCCTGGACACGGAGACAACAGCGgccaaaattaatttcctaAACTCCATTATTTCGGATATGCAGCAGAAAAATGATGCGCTAAAGGCCAAGGTGCAGACGCTGGAAATGCTGCCCATGGATTTCACCAA ACCCCACGCCTTTGATATGCTGACAAAGCGCAAGCCCGCGCCCCGTCTGTTTTGCGATATTTGTGATGAATTCGATAAGCACGAGACGGAAGATTGTCCGCTGCAGGCGGGCGATGATCGCGATGactcgccgccgccgctggccaGCGAAAGAAACAATAATGAACAGAAGGAACGAAAGCTGCCGGCGCCACGGAAATATTGCGAAAACTGCGAGG CCTTTGGACACGACACCAGCGAGTGCGAAGTGGATGATACCTATTAG